In the genome of Brassica napus cultivar Da-Ae unplaced genomic scaffold, Da-Ae ScsIHWf_20;HRSCAF=42, whole genome shotgun sequence, one region contains:
- the LOC106418046 gene encoding pectinesterase inhibitor 12-like yields the protein MKFFVSVVMFFLLLNCFAAAQTLIRDSCKTAAAKDPNLKYDFCVQSLEQDPQSKTATSLSGLVLASTNNAASKIINVKGIVEIILKSKKYQPGTEPALRTCVELYDDANDSLKEALMNVKSDDYRSANVHLSAALDEPNTCEDGFKEKHTKSPVTNENNILFQKILIPLAFTNML from the coding sequence atgaagtTCTTCGTTTCAGTTGTAATGTTTTTTCTCCTCTTAAACTGTTTCGCAGCCGCGCAAACTTTGATTCGAGATTCTTGCAAAACAGCTGCAGCAAAAGATCCTAAtctcaaatatgatttttgcGTCCAATCACTTGAACAAGATCCGCAAAGCAAAACTGCAACTAGTCTATCAGGATTAGTCCTAGCGTCAACGAATAACGCTGCGTCCAAAATAATTAACGTGAAAGGGATAGTTGAGATTATTCTCAAGAGCAAAAAGTATCAACCGGGTACTGAACCCGCGTTACGCACTTGCGTAGAACTTTATGACGATGCTAATGATTCTTTAAAAGAAGCTTTGATGAACGTTAAATCCGATGATTACAGAAGTGCTAATGTGCATCTGAGTGCTGCTTTGGATGAACCGAACACTTGTGAGGATGGTTTCAAAGAGAAGCACACGAAATCTCCCGTTACAAACGagaacaatattttgtttcagaAGATTTTGATTCCTTTAGCTTTTACAAATATGCTCTGA
- the LOC125600036 gene encoding uncharacterized protein LOC125600036 isoform X3, whose amino-acid sequence MVRWYLDDDDEDDDYEEEHEVDVLKPERLLHRTDRGAGWNHVQQLMHGSDQQCYDILRMNQRTFQDLCKMLATRYGLQETLNVYIEEAVAMFLEVVGQDKTVRVIAQRYQRSLDTVKRKLGEVLSSLLKFAADTLKPEDGEFTRVCPALRNDDRYWPFFKDCIGALDGTHISVRPPKRNAEAYRGRKQEPTMNVLAICNFDMKFIYAYVGVPGRAHDTKVLTYCARNEPFFPHPPNGKYYLVDAGYPTRAGYLGPYRRVRYHLDQFNRGGPPTNTREVFNRRHSSLRSVIERTFGVWKAKWRILDRRHPKYGLIKWIKLVTATMALHNFIRDSHREDNDFVHWQRREEYHTHGDNDEEERDEEEDEEEEEDGDGHGGHIPYEPTGDRTMEGLRDHIGNELSRGYRLPY is encoded by the coding sequence ATGGTTAGGTGGTacttggatgatgatgatgaggatgatgattaTGAGGAAGAGCATGAAGTTGATGTGCTTAAGCCAGAGAGATTGCTTCATAGAACAGATCGAGGTGCTGGATGGAATCATGTTCAGCAGCTTATGCACGGGTCAGATCAACAGTGCTATGATATTCTTCGCATGAATCAGAGGACATTTCAAGATCTGTGTAAGATGTTAGCAACGAGATATGGGTTACAAGAGACGTTGAATGTCTATATTGAAGAAGCGGTTGCAATGTTCCTTGAAGTGGTGGGTCAAGATAAGACAGTACGGGTTATTGCACAAAGATATCAACGTTCGTTGGATACAGTCAAAAGGAAACTTGGTGAGGTTTTGAGTTCTCTCTTGAAATTTGCTGCAGATACACTAAAACCAGAAGATGGTGAGTTCACAAGAGTATGTCCTGCTTTGAGAAATGATGATCGATACTGGCCATTTTTTAAAGACTGTATTGGAGCATTGGATGGAACTCATATCTCAGTCCGCCCTCCTAAACGAAATGCAGAAGCATACAGGGGCAGAAAACAGGAGCCAACCATGAATGTCCTTGCTATATGTAACTTTGATATGAAGTTCATATATGCTTATGTGGGTGTGCCGGGTAGAGCCCATGACACAAAGGTATTAACTTATTGTGCGAGGAATGAGCCTTTTTTTCCACATCCGCCAAATGGAAAGTATTATTTGGTTGATGCTGGATATCCCACAAGAGCAGGGTATCTTGGTCCGTATCGTAGAGTTCGGTATCATCTCGATCAGTTCAACAGAGGAGGACCGCCAACGAACACTCGAGAGGTGTTCAACCGGAGACATTCAAGCTTGCGATCAGTGATTGAGCGGACATTTGGAGTGTGGAAAGCAAAATGGAGAATTCTTGACCGTAGGCATCCAAAATATGGTTTGATCAAATGGATAAAACTAGTGACGGCAACGATGGCTCTACACAACTTCATACGTGATTCACATCGAGAAGATAATGATTTTGTGCATTGGCAGAGAAGAGAAGAATATCATACTcatggtgataatgatgaagaagaaagagatgaagaggaagatgaagaagaagaagaagatggtgatggTCATGGTGGACATATTCCATATGAGCCGACTGGTGATAGAACCATGGAAGGTTTACGTGATCATATTGGTAATGAGTTGAGTAGAGGATATCGATTAccttattag
- the LOC125600036 gene encoding uncharacterized protein LOC125600036 isoform X2, which produces MADDMVRWYLDDDDEDDDYEEEHEVDVLKPERLLHRTDRGAGWNHVQQLMHGSDQQCYDILRMNQRTFQDLCKMLATRYGLQETLNVYIEEAVAMFLEVVGQDKTVRVIAQRYQRSLDTVKRKLGEVLSSLLKFAADTLKPEDGEFTRVCPALRNDDRYWPFFKDCIGALDGTHISVRPPKRNAEAYRGRKQEPTMNVLAICNFDMKFIYAYVGVPGRAHDTKVLTYCARNEPFFPHPPNGKYYLVDAGYPTRAGYLGPYRRVRYHLDQFNRGGPPTNTREVFNRRHSSLRSVIERTFGVWKAKWRILDRRHPKYGLIKWIKLVTATMALHNFIRDSHREDNDFVHWQRREEYHTHGDNDEEERDEEEDEEEEEDGDGHGGHIPYEPTGDRTMEGLRDHIGNELSRGYRLPY; this is translated from the exons ATGGCTGATGAT ATGGTTAGGTGGTacttggatgatgatgatgaggatgatgattaTGAGGAAGAGCATGAAGTTGATGTGCTTAAGCCAGAGAGATTGCTTCATAGAACAGATCGAGGTGCTGGATGGAATCATGTTCAGCAGCTTATGCACGGGTCAGATCAACAGTGCTATGATATTCTTCGCATGAATCAGAGGACATTTCAAGATCTGTGTAAGATGTTAGCAACGAGATATGGGTTACAAGAGACGTTGAATGTCTATATTGAAGAAGCGGTTGCAATGTTCCTTGAAGTGGTGGGTCAAGATAAGACAGTACGGGTTATTGCACAAAGATATCAACGTTCGTTGGATACAGTCAAAAGGAAACTTGGTGAGGTTTTGAGTTCTCTCTTGAAATTTGCTGCAGATACACTAAAACCAGAAGATGGTGAGTTCACAAGAGTATGTCCTGCTTTGAGAAATGATGATCGATACTGGCCATTTTTTAAAGACTGTATTGGAGCATTGGATGGAACTCATATCTCAGTCCGCCCTCCTAAACGAAATGCAGAAGCATACAGGGGCAGAAAACAGGAGCCAACCATGAATGTCCTTGCTATATGTAACTTTGATATGAAGTTCATATATGCTTATGTGGGTGTGCCGGGTAGAGCCCATGACACAAAGGTATTAACTTATTGTGCGAGGAATGAGCCTTTTTTTCCACATCCGCCAAATGGAAAGTATTATTTGGTTGATGCTGGATATCCCACAAGAGCAGGGTATCTTGGTCCGTATCGTAGAGTTCGGTATCATCTCGATCAGTTCAACAGAGGAGGACCGCCAACGAACACTCGAGAGGTGTTCAACCGGAGACATTCAAGCTTGCGATCAGTGATTGAGCGGACATTTGGAGTGTGGAAAGCAAAATGGAGAATTCTTGACCGTAGGCATCCAAAATATGGTTTGATCAAATGGATAAAACTAGTGACGGCAACGATGGCTCTACACAACTTCATACGTGATTCACATCGAGAAGATAATGATTTTGTGCATTGGCAGAGAAGAGAAGAATATCATACTcatggtgataatgatgaagaagaaagagatgaagaggaagatgaagaagaagaagaagatggtgatggTCATGGTGGACATATTCCATATGAGCCGACTGGTGATAGAACCATGGAAGGTTTACGTGATCATATTGGTAATGAGTTGAGTAGAGGATATCGATTAccttattag
- the LOC125600036 gene encoding uncharacterized protein LOC125600036 isoform X1, with protein MADDKWTDEEVRYFFALYADEKKKGNRPRSGMNLAGREFIVNKFEEKFGKRWIWDRFKNKVDISRKAYVKFKKLTHNRTGLVYDALGRLEMSDAWWDQRIAMVRWYLDDDDEDDDYEEEHEVDVLKPERLLHRTDRGAGWNHVQQLMHGSDQQCYDILRMNQRTFQDLCKMLATRYGLQETLNVYIEEAVAMFLEVVGQDKTVRVIAQRYQRSLDTVKRKLGEVLSSLLKFAADTLKPEDGEFTRVCPALRNDDRYWPFFKDCIGALDGTHISVRPPKRNAEAYRGRKQEPTMNVLAICNFDMKFIYAYVGVPGRAHDTKVLTYCARNEPFFPHPPNGKYYLVDAGYPTRAGYLGPYRRVRYHLDQFNRGGPPTNTREVFNRRHSSLRSVIERTFGVWKAKWRILDRRHPKYGLIKWIKLVTATMALHNFIRDSHREDNDFVHWQRREEYHTHGDNDEEERDEEEDEEEEEDGDGHGGHIPYEPTGDRTMEGLRDHIGNELSRGYRLPY; from the exons ATGGCTGATGAT AAATGGACCGATGAAGAAGTTAGGTATTTCTTTGCTCTTTATGCTGATGAGAAAAAGAAAGGGAACAGACCAAGGAGTGGCATGAATCTAGCTGGAAGAGAGTTCATCGTAAATAAGTTTGAAGAGAAATTTGGTAAGAGATGGATATGGGACAGGTTTAAGAACAAGGTTGATATTAGTAGAAAAGCATATGTCAAGTTCAAGAAGCTTACCCACAATAGAACCGGGCTTGTCTATGATGCTTTGGGAAGGTTGGAGATGTCGGATGCTTGGTGGGATCAACGCATTGCG ATGGTTAGGTGGTacttggatgatgatgatgaggatgatgattaTGAGGAAGAGCATGAAGTTGATGTGCTTAAGCCAGAGAGATTGCTTCATAGAACAGATCGAGGTGCTGGATGGAATCATGTTCAGCAGCTTATGCACGGGTCAGATCAACAGTGCTATGATATTCTTCGCATGAATCAGAGGACATTTCAAGATCTGTGTAAGATGTTAGCAACGAGATATGGGTTACAAGAGACGTTGAATGTCTATATTGAAGAAGCGGTTGCAATGTTCCTTGAAGTGGTGGGTCAAGATAAGACAGTACGGGTTATTGCACAAAGATATCAACGTTCGTTGGATACAGTCAAAAGGAAACTTGGTGAGGTTTTGAGTTCTCTCTTGAAATTTGCTGCAGATACACTAAAACCAGAAGATGGTGAGTTCACAAGAGTATGTCCTGCTTTGAGAAATGATGATCGATACTGGCCATTTTTTAAAGACTGTATTGGAGCATTGGATGGAACTCATATCTCAGTCCGCCCTCCTAAACGAAATGCAGAAGCATACAGGGGCAGAAAACAGGAGCCAACCATGAATGTCCTTGCTATATGTAACTTTGATATGAAGTTCATATATGCTTATGTGGGTGTGCCGGGTAGAGCCCATGACACAAAGGTATTAACTTATTGTGCGAGGAATGAGCCTTTTTTTCCACATCCGCCAAATGGAAAGTATTATTTGGTTGATGCTGGATATCCCACAAGAGCAGGGTATCTTGGTCCGTATCGTAGAGTTCGGTATCATCTCGATCAGTTCAACAGAGGAGGACCGCCAACGAACACTCGAGAGGTGTTCAACCGGAGACATTCAAGCTTGCGATCAGTGATTGAGCGGACATTTGGAGTGTGGAAAGCAAAATGGAGAATTCTTGACCGTAGGCATCCAAAATATGGTTTGATCAAATGGATAAAACTAGTGACGGCAACGATGGCTCTACACAACTTCATACGTGATTCACATCGAGAAGATAATGATTTTGTGCATTGGCAGAGAAGAGAAGAATATCATACTcatggtgataatgatgaagaagaaagagatgaagaggaagatgaagaagaagaagaagatggtgatggTCATGGTGGACATATTCCATATGAGCCGACTGGTGATAGAACCATGGAAGGTTTACGTGATCATATTGGTAATGAGTTGAGTAGAGGATATCGATTAccttattag
- the LOC125600036 gene encoding uncharacterized protein LOC125600036 isoform X4, protein MADDKWTDEEVRYFFALYADEKKKGNRPRSGMNLAGREFIVNKFEEKFGKRWIWDRFKNKVDISRKAYVKFKKLTHNRTGLVYDALGRLEMSDAWWDQRIAEWQGARKYKTKVPPNMDVFEAEFGAVTVTGAEGWCAQQGEASLDSRVDVEKDDESDSVDTGMPAPREGTSRAGGSKRKRKEFDQEPYVLRNAILAEKNKIAEKMVEIMAEDRVVLQQDRKFRVHSVLEILNELPGIIKWSPFHIAAINHLKAVEENRMAFMSFSSDDDKISYLENMIGVKIYEGL, encoded by the exons ATGGCTGATGAT AAATGGACCGATGAAGAAGTTAGGTATTTCTTTGCTCTTTATGCTGATGAGAAAAAGAAAGGGAACAGACCAAGGAGTGGCATGAATCTAGCTGGAAGAGAGTTCATCGTAAATAAGTTTGAAGAGAAATTTGGTAAGAGATGGATATGGGACAGGTTTAAGAACAAGGTTGATATTAGTAGAAAAGCATATGTCAAGTTCAAGAAGCTTACCCACAATAGAACCGGGCTTGTCTATGATGCTTTGGGAAGGTTGGAGATGTCGGATGCTTGGTGGGATCAACGCATTGCG GAATGGCAAGGTGCAAGAAAGTATAAGACCAAAGTGCCTCCAAACATGGATGTGTTTGAAGCAGAGTTTGGTGCTGTTACTGTAACTGGAGCAGAAGGATGGTGTGCTCAGCAAGGAGAAGCTAGCTTAGATTCTAGAGTAGATGTAGAGAAGGATGACGAGTCTGATTCAGTTGACACTGGGATGCCAGCACCAAGAGAAGGAACAAGTAGAGCTGGAGGTTCAAAAAGAAAGCGTAAGGAATTTGATCAAGAGCCTTATGTTCTAAGGAATGCAATTCTGGCTGAGAAAAATAAGATAGCAGAAAAGATGGTAGAGATAATGGCAGAGGATCGTGTGGTGTTGCAGCAGGATCGCAAATTCCGTGTGCACTCTGTGTTGGAGATACTTAATGAGCTACCTGGAATTATAAAGTGGTCACCATTTCACATTGCTGCAATTAACCATCTCAAAGCTGTTGAAGAAAACAGAATGGCTTTTATGTCTTTCTCTAGTGATGATGATAAGATTAGCTATCTTGAAAATATGATTGGAGTTAAGATATATGAAGGATTGTAG
- the LOC106422496 gene encoding uncharacterized protein LOC106422496, with product MSGIHATNNLYQRYGPKGFMEIKILQNDNLYVRVDLPGVPDDGVRHRVDSVRQKVVFFSGEETLSDGDDKKNARSKSKTMTTSVLTFFLPTQMFKAAEDHRFVVKGCKRSTSRRRRGDGGGSCVSFDLPGVCSDDILVLPNENEVKFYGENKEVYEHDDSCRIFMGAITRSSVCAPGVPL from the exons ATGTCAGGCATACACGCGACCAACAACCTGTACCAGAGATACGGTCCAAAGGGTTTCATGGAGATCAAGATCCTCCAAAACGACAACCTTTACGTCCGCGTCGACTTGCCCGGTGTTCCAGACGACGGTGTCCGCCACAGAGTCGACTCCGTGAGGCAAAAGGTTGTCTTTTTCTCCGGTGAAGAGACTCTCAGCGACGGAGACGACAAGAAAAACGCCC GGTCAAAGTCAAAGACCATGACAACAAGTGTACTCACTTTCTTCCTCCCAACACAG ATGTTTAAAGCGGCTGAGGACCATCGATTTGTGGTGAAAGGTTGTAAGCGTTCAACCAGTAGGAGACGAAGAGGTGATGGAGGAGGTTCTTGCGTTTCATTCGACTTGCCAGGTGTTTGTAGTGATGATATATTGGTGCTTCCTAATGAGAATGAAGTCAAGTTCTATGGTGAGAACAAGGAGGTCTATGAGCACGATGATAGTTGCCGTATCTTCATGGGAGCCATCACCCGTTCTAGCGTTTGTGCTCCTGGAGTTCCACTTTGA
- the LOC125600037 gene encoding AP-2 complex subunit mu-like has product MPVAASAIYFLNLRGDVLINRTYRDDVGGNMVDAFRTHIMQTKELGNCPVRQIGGCSFVYMRISNVYIVIVVSSNANVACGFKFVVEAVALFKSYFGGAFDEDAIKNNFVLIYELLDEIMDFGYPQNLSPEILKLYITQEGVRSPFSSKPKDKPVPNATLQVTGAVGWRREGLSYKKNEVFLDIVESVNLLMSSKGNVLRCDVTGKVLMKCFLSGMPDLKLGLNDKLGLEKESEMKSRPAKSGKTIELDDVTFHQCVNLTRFNSEKTVSFVPPDGEFELMKYRITEGVNLPFRVLPTIKELGRTRMEVNVKVKSVFGAKMFALGVVVKIPVPKQTAKTNFQVTTGRAKYNPSIDCLVWKIRNFQDKLNRH; this is encoded by the exons ATGCCGGTGGCAGCTTCCGCCATCTACTTTCTAAATCTCCGTGGAGATGTACTCATCAACCGCACTTACCGAGACGACGTCGG GGGAAACATGGTGGATGCATTTAGAACGCATATAATGCAAaccaaggagctagggaactgTCCTGTGCGTCAGATTGGTGGCTGCTCCTTCGTCTACATGCGAATCAGTAATGTCTACATTGTGATTGTTGTTAGTAGCAACGCTAATGTAGCTTGTGGATTCAAATTCGTTGTTgag GCTGTTGCTTTGTTCAAATCGTACTTTGGTGGAGCTTTTGACGAAGACGCTATTAAGAATAACTTTGTTCTCATTTATGAATTGTTAGACG AGATTATGGACTTTGGTTATCCACAAAATCTCTCTCCTGAAATTTTGAAGCTTTATATCACTCAGGAAGGTGTACGCTCACCATTTTCATCCAAG CCCAAGGACAAACCTGTGCCAAATGCAACGTTACAAGTTACCGGTGCTGTTGGTTGGAGGAGAGAGGGCCTTTCTTATAAAAAGAATGAG GTGTTTCTGGATATTGTGGAAAGTGTAAACCTTCTGATGTCCTCTAAAG GCAATGTTCTTCGGTGTGATGTAACGGGGAAAGTTTTGATGAAATGTTTCCTTTCGGGAATGCCCGATTTGAAGTTGGGGTTGAATGATAAGCTTGGTCTTGAGAAGGAATCTGAAATGAAATCTCGTCCAGCTAAGAG TGGTAAAACCATTGAGCTTGATGATGTCACATTTCACCAGTGTGTGAACCTGACAAGATTCAACTCCGAGAAGACCGTTAGCTTTGTACCACCGGATGGTGAATTTGAACTTATGAA GTATCGAATAACAGAGGGTGTGAACCTGCCTTTCCGCGTATTACCAACAATCAAAGAACTTGGTCGTACACGCATGGAAGTAAATGTCAAG GTCAAAAGTGTGTTCGGCGCTAAAATGTTTGCCCTCGGAGTCGTAGTTAAAATTCCAGTGCCAAAACAAACAGCAAAGACTAACTTCCAAGTGACAACTGGTCGCGCTAAGTACAATCCATCAATCGATTGCTTGGTTTGGAA gatAAGAAATTTCCAGGACAAACTGAATCGACACTAA